One genomic segment of Clostridium saccharoperbutylacetonicum N1-4(HMT) includes these proteins:
- a CDS encoding tetratricopeptide repeat protein, whose amino-acid sequence MDIEQLRKNIKSLSGSKQIENFNNFKKIEEDIESFLNAEPGNIEVWLRLAILQLRTNLNDLEKCEFCLRKVLFYANNNMDALILLAFVQLWWLGGLDKEIKEKLMALECSDCEVMSMKYYILAWHYYDDDIRKAEEMFLKSIEKYSYHVNNYADLGILYISMNEAEKGKKLISIAINNVKCICDTSNSNVEVYDVTNLDDYINERIKGVYMEKGNYLSLKEKL is encoded by the coding sequence ATGGATATTGAACAACTGCGTAAAAATATTAAGAGTCTTAGTGGTTCTAAACAAATTGAAAATTTCAATAATTTTAAAAAGATTGAAGAAGATATAGAAAGCTTTTTGAATGCTGAGCCAGGCAATATTGAGGTTTGGTTAAGACTTGCTATTCTACAATTACGTACGAATCTAAATGATTTAGAGAAATGTGAATTTTGCCTTAGAAAAGTTTTATTCTATGCCAATAATAATATGGATGCGCTAATATTATTGGCATTTGTACAATTATGGTGGCTTGGTGGCTTGGATAAGGAGATAAAAGAAAAACTTATGGCTTTAGAATGTTCAGACTGTGAAGTGATGTCTATGAAGTATTATATTCTTGCTTGGCACTATTATGATGATGATATCAGAAAGGCAGAGGAAATGTTTTTAAAGTCTATAGAAAAATACTCTTACCATGTAAATAATTATGCAGATCTAGGAATATTGTATATAAGTATGAATGAAGCTGAAAAAGGTAAGAAACTTATAAGTATAGCAATTAATAATGTTAAGTGTATATGCGATACAAGTAATTCTAATGTTGAAGTCTATGATGTTACAAATTTAGATGACTATATTAATGAGAGAATTAAGGGTGTATACATGGAAAAGGGTAACTATCTGAGCTTAAAAGAAAAATTATAG
- a CDS encoding tetratricopeptide repeat protein, with translation MAKISSYRVCVPLVDYVKCLDCIEHLYEIDKNNIYALIIECCVYQFHLGGIDEKLFRKLNNINDDNKKTMSIIKYIMSWYYRDNDEKNMISLLEESISLYDRYVSSYEKLGKVCIKQGNIIEGKKLIRKALNNIELIYDKDSIVDFTDFNEYIAENVIGIHLSSFNKERIEKIYNNC, from the coding sequence GTGGCTAAAATTAGCAGTTACAGAGTTTGTGTGCCACTTGTAGATTATGTAAAATGTCTTGACTGTATAGAGCATCTGTATGAAATTGATAAAAATAATATATATGCTTTAATTATAGAATGCTGTGTGTATCAGTTTCATCTGGGTGGAATTGATGAGAAGTTATTTCGTAAGCTTAATAATATAAATGATGACAATAAAAAAACAATGTCTATTATTAAATATATAATGTCATGGTATTATAGAGATAATGATGAAAAAAATATGATTAGTTTATTGGAAGAATCCATAAGTCTATATGATAGGTATGTATCAAGCTATGAAAAATTAGGAAAAGTCTGTATAAAGCAAGGTAATATAATAGAGGGGAAGAAACTAATAAGAAAAGCGTTAAATAATATAGAATTAATTTATGATAAAGATTCCATAGTAGATTTTACAGATTTTAATGAGTATATAGCTGAAAATGTTATAGGAATTCATTTAAGTAGTTTTAATAAAGAAAGAATAGAAAAAATATATAACAACTGTTAA